Below is a genomic region from Sutterella megalosphaeroides.
GAGTGAAGTTCCTCGCAAGAGGATCCGTCGGAAGGACCGCGAGCTTTCCTTCCGCCACCCACGCCCGCGCGTTCGCTTCCGCGGCGATGAGGTAGCAGTCGGTACGGCGCGCAAGTTCCGTTGCCGCCAGAAAGTACGGCGTCCAAACCGCCACCGTGCGGCTCCCCGCCGATTCGACGGCGGATTTCCCCGGGGCGCCTTCGCGCTCGACGAAGGCGTTCGAACCCGTTTGCACCTGGATGCGCCGCCAGGCGCGCAGTTCCGTAAGAGCGATCGTGCGCTTTTCGTCGCGGGCGCGTTGAAGGAGCGGATGCTCGGGCCGCACCACGACGACGAATTCTTCCGTAGGGAGCGCCTGCGCGTGGTAGCCCGAAGGCATTTCGTCCGCGCGCCCCGGGTAGAGAACGAGGTCGAGTTCGCCCGAACGCAGGTCCTCCCAGAAGTCGAGCTCCACGGTGCGAAGCGCCAGACTCACGCCCGGCGCCTCCTCGAAAATCTCGGCCGCGACGGGCGAAAGAAACGCCTCCACGCCGCGGTCGACAAGCGCGATGCGAAACGTGCGGCTCACCTCCGACGGGCGAAACCCCGTCTCCCCCGTGAGACGGTCGATCCCGGCAAGAAGCGCGCGCACTTCCGGATAGAGCGCCACGGCTTTCGCGTCGGGCGCGTAGCCCTTCCCCGTGCGCACGAACAAGGGCGAGCGCCACAGGAGCCGCAGGTGCGAGAGCGACCGTTGCACGGCCGAGACACTCATCCCGAGTTCCTCCGCCGCATCCTGAAGGCGCTCCCGGCGGTAGAGCGCTTCGAAAACACGCAGATGGTTCGATTCGATCCTGGGCTCCGACATGGCGGAAAACTCCTTGTTTTCGCTATTTCCCTGAAACACGGGGCATTCGAGCCCTCACGCATTCCGATCGGTCAAATTCGACCGCTCATGGGTGATTTTACACCATTGTCGTACTTTTGTCGACTCCTGATAATTCATCCCCGAACACACAGAGAACCGCGGCGGCCCCGTTTTGAACCTGTTTGAACCCGTTCAAACGAGTTCGAACCCCTCCGAGCCGCCCGACCCCATTCCTCTTTTTCGGGAGATTTCCATGTCCGATATGCCTCGCCGTCGCTTCCTCGCGGGTGCGGGAGCCGCGCTCGCCGGTCTCGGCATCAACTTCGCTCACGCGGGTGTCGCCCGCGCCGACCAACACTGGGACGAAACGTTCGACGTCATTATCGTGGGTGCCGGCCTTGCGGGCCTCACCGCGGCCTGCGCGGCGCTTGACGAAGGGGCAAAAACCGTGCTCCTTGAAAAGATGAGCGTCTCGGGCGGTACGGGGAACTATTCGAACGGCACCTTCAGCGTGGTGGGTTCGCCCCAGCAGGCGGCGGCCGGCATCAAGGACGACTGGAAAATCCTCATGGAAGACAACATGCGCGAAGGCGGCGGCTGGTGCCGTCCGGAGCTCGCGCGCCACGTCGCCGAGCAGAGCCACGCGTCCTACGAATTCGCGATCGCGCACGGGGCGACCTTCGAAGACTACCTGATTCCCTTCCCCGGTCACAGCGTGAAGCGCCTCCTGCAGCCCACCAAGAACTGCGAAGTCGGTTTCCTGCAGCCCTTCCGTCGGTACGTCAAGGAACACGGCGGCGAAATCCGCACGCGCGTTCGCGTCGACGAGATTCTTTTCAACGACGCGGGCGAGGTCGTGGGCGTCAAGGCGCGCACGAACTACCGCTTCGACCCGTCGCTCGAATCGGACGACCTCGAAAACAAGACGGGTACCGTCAAGTACTACCGCGCGCTTCGCGGCATCGTGTGCGCGACGGGCGGTTGGGCGCACGACAAGGTGTTTCTCGAACAGGAATGCCCGCAGTTTGCGCAGACCTTCTCGACGCAGCACATCGGCAGCACCGCCTCGGGCTATCGACTGCTCGCCAATGCGGGCGCCCGCATGATTCAGACGGCCTTTTACCGTGCGGCCTTCCCGGAAGCGAACAACATGGGTAAGGGCGTGATCGTCGACGTGACGACGGGGAAGCGCTACATCTCCGAAACGAAGGACCGTCGCACGCAGTTTGAGGCCGCGAACATTCAGATGCTCAAAACGGGTCGCATCCCCGTCTCGATTCTCGACAAGGAAGCGTACGAGCACGTCGTCAACATGCCGCACTTCCAAGTGAACCGTGCGGCGGGCTGGGTGACGGAGCACCCCTCGATCGAAGACGTCGCGAAGCACTACGAAATTCCGCTTGAGCCCCTGAAGGAAACGATCGCGCGCTACAACGCGGACGTCGAAAAGGGTGTGGACACGGAATTCGGCTCGGACTTGGAGAAGAAATTCAAGAACCCGATCGACCACGCGCCCTACTACGTCTGCTGGGTTCGTCCCGACCTCAACGCCAATACGGGCGGCGCCCTCATCACGCCGAAGGCCGAGGTCGTCGGCTTGAACACGAACAAGCCCATCCCCGGCCTCTACGCGGCGGGGAAGGCCACGGGGGGCGTGCACGGTTATTCGCGCCTCCTGGGGGCGGCGATTGCCGACTGCGTGGTCTTCGGCATGACGGCCGGCCGCGAAGTCGCCCGTCGCAAGCCCGCGGCTTAATGCGCACGCACGACATCGACAAATTTCGAGAGACACTGAAATGAAGATCCAGACCCTCTTTGCGGGCGCTTTTTCCGCCGCCCTTATGTTCGGGAGCCTCGGCGCCTCGGCCGTTGAGGTCCCCGCCTACCACCGAAACGCGAAGCTTGAGTGCGCCTCCTGCCACACGCCCGAGGTGGCGCGCGAAGGCCGTACGCCCTCGAAAACCGAGTGCGTCGCCTGCCACAACGAAGACGCGCTCGTCAAAAAGAGTGCCGAGCGGCTCGGCGCGCGCAATCCGCACGAGAGCATCCACTTCCACCGCGACATGCCGTGCGAAGACTGCCACCGTCAGCACAAAGCGCCCGTAAACCAGTGCACCGAGATGTGTCACGTGTTCCCGGAAATGAAGTTCCCAGCCAACTCCTAAAGGACCCTCGACATGAAGAAACTTCTCGGCGCCCTCGCCCTCTCGGGCTTTGCGGCTATGTCGCTCGCCCCCGCCGCTCTGGCGGCCGACGTTGCCATGTACGGTCTCATCGACTCGGGGCTCTCCTACGTGCACGGCGAAAACGATTCGACCTTCGACATGAAGAGCGGCATGGTCGCGCCCTCGCGCTTCGGCATCAAAGCGAGCGAAACGATTTCCCCCGACCTGCGGGTCGGCGTGGTCCTTGAAAACGGCTTTGCGTCGGACGACGGCTCCATTTCGCAGAAAAACCGCCTCTTCGGGCGCGAAGCCACGGTGAGCGTCGAAGGCGACTTCGGGCGACTCGTTTTCGGCCGCTCGGGCGTGCTCGTGTCGGGGTTCGGCACGACCGGCATTCTCAACGCACAGGCCTCTCCCTTCGTGGGCGGCTGGGGCGCCGTACGCGGGCATCGCGCCGTCATGACGGGGTTCTTCCGCTCGGTTGACAACGTCGTCACCTACGCGTCGCCCGAAGCAGCGGGCGCG
It encodes:
- a CDS encoding LysR family transcriptional regulator, encoding MSEPRIESNHLRVFEALYRRERLQDAAEELGMSVSAVQRSLSHLRLLWRSPLFVRTGKGYAPDAKAVALYPEVRALLAGIDRLTGETGFRPSEVSRTFRIALVDRGVEAFLSPVAAEIFEEAPGVSLALRTVELDFWEDLRSGELDLVLYPGRADEMPSGYHAQALPTEEFVVVVRPEHPLLQRARDEKRTIALTELRAWRRIQVQTGSNAFVEREGAPGKSAVESAGSRTVAVWTPYFLAATELARRTDCYLIAAEANARAWVAEGKLAVLPTDPLARNFTPLLIWHDRLNGDPALQWLRGKILAGARRR
- a CDS encoding flavocytochrome c, which translates into the protein MSDMPRRRFLAGAGAALAGLGINFAHAGVARADQHWDETFDVIIVGAGLAGLTAACAALDEGAKTVLLEKMSVSGGTGNYSNGTFSVVGSPQQAAAGIKDDWKILMEDNMREGGGWCRPELARHVAEQSHASYEFAIAHGATFEDYLIPFPGHSVKRLLQPTKNCEVGFLQPFRRYVKEHGGEIRTRVRVDEILFNDAGEVVGVKARTNYRFDPSLESDDLENKTGTVKYYRALRGIVCATGGWAHDKVFLEQECPQFAQTFSTQHIGSTASGYRLLANAGARMIQTAFYRAAFPEANNMGKGVIVDVTTGKRYISETKDRRTQFEAANIQMLKTGRIPVSILDKEAYEHVVNMPHFQVNRAAGWVTEHPSIEDVAKHYEIPLEPLKETIARYNADVEKGVDTEFGSDLEKKFKNPIDHAPYYVCWVRPDLNANTGGALITPKAEVVGLNTNKPIPGLYAAGKATGGVHGYSRLLGAAIADCVVFGMTAGREVARRKPAA
- a CDS encoding cytochrome c3 family protein, which produces MKIQTLFAGAFSAALMFGSLGASAVEVPAYHRNAKLECASCHTPEVAREGRTPSKTECVACHNEDALVKKSAERLGARNPHESIHFHRDMPCEDCHRQHKAPVNQCTEMCHVFPEMKFPANS